A segment of the Candidatus Methylomirabilota bacterium genome:
GCGCTGGCACAGGACAAGCCGCCCTTCAACGACCTGCGGGTGCGGCGCGCCATCTCCATCGCCATCGACCGCCAGAAGCAGGTGGACACGATCTTCGAGGGCCACGGCATCCCCGGCTGGGGCCTCCCCTACATCTACTATCAGGACAGGATGCCGACGCTGGCCGATCTCGGCCGCTGGTGGCAGTACCGACCGGCGGACGCGAAGAAGCTCCTGGCCGAGGCCGGCTACCCCAACGGGTTCGAGACGACGCTGTTCTACTACGAGTACTTCCCGCAGATGACGTCCCAGGTCCAGCTCGTGCAGCAGGACCTCAAGAAGAACCTCAACATCAACGTCAAGATCACCAAGCTCGACTACACGACGTACTACGGCCGCTACGTGGAGAGCAAGTGGGACGGGATCGCCTGGGGGTTCCAGTCGGGCCACGCGGTGGGCCTCGACGAGCGGACCTACATGTACATGCACTCCAAGTCCACGAAAAACTTCTTCCGCGTCAACGACGCCGTCATCGACGAGCTGACCACCAAGCTCAGGCGGACGCCCGACCGCGCCGAGCAGCGCGTGATCACCAAGAAGATCGTCGATCGCGAGCTCGACCAGGTGCTCCGGATGTGGATGCCCTACGACAACGGCTTCCTGGTCTTCCAGCCGTACGTGCGGAACGCCGCCGCCCTGTCGCTCCGGCGCACCGACGGTTACGGGTCGCCGACCACCGCGCGGCTGTGGCTCGATAAGTAATGGAGCGTTCGAGCGCCGAGGGGGCCGTCGCGCCCCACGGGCGCGCCTGTAATGTCGCCCCCTCCGATTAATGCACAAGTATGTGATCCGCCGGCTCCTGCTCGCGATCCCGGTCCTCCTGCTCTCCTCGCTGATCGTCTTCGGGCTGATGCGCGTGATGCCGGGGGACGCGCTGACCGCGCTGATGGCGGAGTCGGGCAACGTCGGCGCGCGCGAGCTCGCCAAGCTCCGCAAGGATCTCGGCCTCGACCGCCCGTATCACGAGCAGTACCTCATCTGGGTCTGGCAGATGGTGAGCCTGAATCCCGGTGATTCGGTCTTCACGGGCGAGCCCATCCCGGTGGCCCTGAAGAAATCGATTCCGGTCACCCTCGAGCTGGCGACGCTGGCGCTGATCCTCGGCCTGGTCATCGCGATTCCGATCGGGGTGCTCTCGGCGACCCGCCAGGACACGTCCTCGGACTACGCGGGGAGGGTGGTCGCCGTCTCCGGCCTCTCGCTGCCCGACTTCTGGCTCGGCACGCTGGTCATCACCTTCGCGGCGCTCTGGTTCCACTGGATCCCGCCGATCGGCTACGTCAGCATCTGGGAGTCGCCGTGGCGCAATCTCCAGCAATTCCTGCTGCCCGCGGCCGTGCTCGGCTTCCGTCTCTCGGCGGCGACGATGCGCATGACGCGCTCGACCGTGCTCGAGGTGCTCCGCGAGGACTACGTGCGCACCGCCTGGGCCAAGGGCCTCGGGGGACGGATCGTCGTCTACAAGCACGCGCTGAAGAACGCCCTCATCCCCGTCGTCACCATCGTCGGGGGCCAGCTCGGGGTGCTGCTGGCCGGCACCGTGGTCGTCGAGACGATCTTCGCGCTGCCGGGGATGGGCCGGCTGACCGTCGAGGCGATCCTGTTCCGCGACTATCCCGTGGTGCAGACCAACGTCATGCTCGTCGCGGCGACGCTCGTCACGCTGAACTTGCTCGTGGACCTGACCTACGCGTGGCTCGACCCGCGGATCCGGTACGGATAATGTCCATCGCGACGGCGCGCGTCTCCCGGTTCGAGGAGCAGCCGGTCCGCGCCGCGAGCCGCGTGGCGGCGCTCTGGACCGTCATCAAGCGGAAGCCGCTCGGGATGGCCTCGGCCGCCCTCCTCGCGCTGATCGTGCTGACGGCGGTCTTCGCGGACGTCCTGGCGCCCTACGATCCGCTCGCGACCCAGCCGGAGATCCGGCTGGCGCCGCCGAGCTGGGACCACCCGTTCGGCACCGACGACATCGGCCGCGACGTCCTGAGCCGCGTCATCCACGGCAGCCGGATCTCGCTCTGGGTGGGGCTGCTCGCCGTCGGGATCGGGACGGTCGCGGGCATGATCATCGGCCTCCTGTGCGGGTATTGCGAGGGCCGGCTCGACCTCTTCGCGCAGCGCCTGATGGACGCGATCCAGGCGATCCCGGGATTGATCCTCGCGCTGGCCATCGTCTCCGTGCTGAAGCCGAACACGACGAACGCGATGCTCGCGATCGCCATCGTCATCATTCCGGGCAACTCGCGCATCGTGCGCGGCGCCGTCCTGTCCGCGAAGCAGAACCGCTACGTCGAGGCCGCGCAGGCGATCGGCTGCCGGCATCCGCGGATCATCATGAGCCACATCCTCCCCAACGTGACGGCGCCGATCCTCATCATCGCGTCGATCTGGCTCGGGAACGCCATCCTGATCGAGGCGACGCTGTCCTTTCTCGGCGTGGGGACCCAGCCGCCCACCCCCTCCTGGGGGTTGATGCTGAGCAGCACGGGGCGCGCGTTCATGGAGCAGGCCCCCTGGCTCGCGATCTTCCCGGGCCTGGCCATCAGCCTCGCCGTGCTCGGCTTCAACCTCTTCGGCGACACCCTGCGCGACGCGTGGGATCCGAAGCTCCGGCGCACCTGAGCCGGCCCCCGCGCTGAGGCCCCGTCTCGACAACGTCCGTAACCGTGCCGGGTGGTAGACTCACCTCGGTGATGGAGCTCCAGGGACAGGTCGCGATCGTCACCGGCGCCGGCCGCGGCATCGGCCGCGCCACGGCGCTCGAGTTGGCGCGGCTGGGCGCCGACGTGGTCGTCGCCGAGCTGGACAAGGCCGGCGCCGAGCGGACGGCGGCCGAGGTGAAGAGCCTCGGGCGGCGGGCGCTCGCGCTGCCGACCGACGTCACGCGGCGCGCCGACCTCCAGACGATGGCCGACCGCACGCTTGCCGAGCTCGGGCGGATCGACGTCCTCGTGAACAACGCCGGCATCTACCGCGCCGCGGCGCCCCTCGACGTCACCGAGGAGCACTGGGACGCGATCATGAGCATCAACGCCCGGGCGGTGTTCTTCGCCTGCCAGGCCGTGCTGCCGGCGATGGTCAAGCAGAAGCGCGGCGCCATCGTGAGCCTCGCGTCCATGGCCGGGAAGATCGGCAACCGCAACAACCTCCCCTACAACGCCAGCAAGGCGGCCGTCATCAGCATCACGAAGAGCCTCGCCCTCGCGCACGCCAAGGACGGCATCCGCGTGAACTGCGTCTGTCCCGGCTTCGTGGAAACCGACATGTGGGCGCTCGTCGCGCGTGAGCAGGGCGCCCTGATGGGCATGACGCCCGAGGAGTTCACCAGGCAGCGCGCCGCCCAGGTGCCGCTCGGGCGGATGGAGCGCCCCGAGGACGTCGCCGGGGTGATCGCCTTCCTCGCCGGAAGCCGCGCCGGGTACATGACCGGCCAGGCACTCAGCGTGGACGGCGGCCTGGTCATGCATTGAGCGAGATCGCTTCGAGGAGAGCCCCATGAGCGAGACACCGAAACTGCTGCTGGAGAAGGACGGGCCGATCGGCTGGATCGTCTTCAACCAGCCGGAGAAGCGGAACGCGGTGAGCCAGGAGATGTGGGAGCTGATGCCGAAGTACGTGCACGACCTGGCGACCGACGACGCGATCCGCGTGGTCGTCCTGCGCGGCGCCGGCGACAAGGCCTTCGTGGCCGGCGCCGACATCTCGCAGTTCAAGGACCGCCGCCGCAACATGGCCGACGAGGAAGAGTACCGGCGGATCAACGCGCGCGGTCAGGAGGCGCTCACGGCCCTGACGAAGCCGCTCCTCGCGATGATCCACGGCTACTGCGTGGGCGGCGGCGTCAGCATCGCCATCGGCTGCGACATCCGCATCGCGGCGGACGACGCGCGCTTCGGCGTGCCCGCGGCGCGGCTCGGGCTCGGTTACCACTACCACGGGATGGAAAAGCTCATGAAGCTGGTCGGGCCGGCGTACACGAAGGAGATCTTCTTCACCGCCCGCACCGACTTCAGCGCCCAGGACGCGCTCCGGATGGGGCTCGTGAACCAGGTCGTGCCCAAGGCCGACCTCGAGCGCTTCACGCGCGACTACGCGCTGACGATGGCGCGCAACGCGCCGCTCACGCTGCGCTCCGCGAAGGCCACCGTGGAGCAGCTCGTGAAGCCCGCCGGCGAGCGCGATCTGGCGCTGCTCGACCGGCTGATCGCCGACTGCTTCAACAGCCAGGACTACCAGGAAGGGGTCAAGGCGTTCTCCGAGAAGCGCCGCCCCGAGTTCAAGGGCCGCTGACGTACCGCGCGACGCGATAGGGCACCCGTGCCAGGTCGGGGCAGAACCGGCCGACCACCGGCGCCAGCCGCTCGCAGAGCTCCTTCGTCGCCGCGTTGACGTCCGCCAGGCGCCGCCGCGCGGCGTCCGCCTCGCGCGCGAGCGCGGCGACGTCGACCGTCGTGACGCGCCGGTCCTCCACGACCATCCGGCCACCGATCATGACGTGCCGCACGGCCGCGCCGTCCTCCGTGTGGACGAACTGGTTGGTGGAATCGTTCAGGGGCACCCAGTTGACGTGGCCGAGGTCGAGGAAGACGATGTCGGCCTTGTAGCCCGCCGCGAGCCGGCCGATGCGGCCGTCGAGCCCGAGCGCCCGCGCGCCGCCCTCGGTGGCCGCGACCGCGACCTCCTCCGTCGTCACCCAGCGCTCGCGCTCCGGGCATTGCCCCTTGGAGACGAGCGAGGCGAGACGCATCGCCTCGTACATGTTCAGGTTGTCGGAGCAGTTCGCGCCGTCGGTGCCCAGGCCCACGTTGACCCCGTGCTCGAGCATCGCCCGCATATCCGCGAGCCCGTTGCCGAGCCGCAGGTTGCTGCCCGGGTTGTGCGCGACGGAGGCGCCGCGGTCGCCGAGCCGCTGCATGTCGTCCGCGTCGAGCCACACACCGTGGGCGACGGTGAAATGCGGGCCGAGCAAGCCGAGGTCGTCGAGATGGGCCGTCAGCGTCTTGCCGTAGCGCTCGAGCCCGACGACCGCTTGGACCTTGGACTCGGCGACGTGGCTGTGCAGTCCCACGCCGTGCTCCCGGGCGAGGTCGGCGCAGGCGCGGAGGAACTCGTCCGAGCAGTGGTGCGGGATCGTCGGGGCGACCGCGAGCCGAACCCGGTCGCGGTCGAGTGTCCACTCGCGCAGCGCCGCGCGCATGTTCGCGACGCTCGTCTTCCACGGCGCCGGCCTGAGCTTCTCGACGTCCCGCTGCAGCGCGGGCGTGAGGGCGTCCATCAGGCCGGGGATCGCCTCGAAGAACGTGCGGTCCGCGACCATCGGCGCGAGGACCGCCCGCATGCCCACCTCCGCGTAGGCGCTGCCGACCGCCTGGAGCCCCTCGACCGTCGGCGCGGGCCACTCGAGCGGGAGGTCGTAGCAGGCCGTGCAGCCCTTGAGCACCATCTCGACCGCGCCGAGCTTCGCGCTGAGATGCTTTTCCGGAAGCGAGCGACTGCCGCTGATCCACGGGCCGGCCGTGAGCAGCAGCTCGAGCGTCCAGCGGTCGCCCATGCCCTTGGCGAGGTTCCCGTGGGCGTGGGTGTGAGCGTTGATCAGCCCCGGGTGCAGCAGCAGGCCGCGCGCGTCCATGACCCTCGCGCCGGCCGGCGCGGCCAGGCCGGGCGCGCCGACCTCGGCGATGCCGTCGCCCGCCACGAGCACGTCGGCGGCGTCGGCGCGGTGGGCGGGGGCGTCGAGCAGGCGACCCCCGCGGATGATGGTGGTCTTGCCGGTGTCGGCGTTCCCGCCGGTGCCCATGGCTCGGTCACCTCCCCCGGGTAGCGTATAGTACGGCACCATGAGCCAATCACCGGCTCCCCCGCGCTTCGTCACCCTCCCCGAGATCCGCCGCGCGGCCAAGTCGCGGCTCCCCCGCGAGGCGTGGAACTTCGGCGACGGCGGCAGCGAGTCGGAGGCGACGCTCCGTCGCAACCGTCGCCACCTCGACCGCCTCGCGATCATGCAGAACGTCCTCGTGGACGTGCGCCAGATCGACCTCCGGACGAGCCTCCTCGGCGTGCCGCTCTCGTCGCCCGTGGGCGTCGCGCCCATGGGTGGCCTCGTCCTCTTCCATCCCGAGGGCGACGTGGAGATGGCTCGCGGCGCCGGGCAGGCCGACACGCTCCAGTGGCTCTCGGGCGCCACCGGCTGGCCCGTCGAGGACGTCGCGAAGGCCGGCGGCGGAGCGCCCCAGATGTTCCAGCTCTACGCCCACGGGGACCGCGGCTGGATGAGCGAGCTGCTCAAACGGGTCGAGGATTCCGGCTACAAGGCGGTCGCCCTCACCGTGGACACCCAGCACTACAGCCGGCGCGAGCGCGACATCCTCGCGCGCTGGAGCCCGCGCAAGGCGATGGAGATCGCGCCCAACCCGCGCGGACCCAACTCCGAGTACCAGGCGCGGCTCACCTGGACGGACGTCGAGTGGCTGATGAAGACGACGAAGCTGCCCGTGGGACTCAAGGGCATCATGACCGTGCCGGATGCGCGCCGCGCCGTCGAGACGGGCGTGCGCCTCATCTGGGTCTCCAACCACGGCGGGCGCCAGCTCGACCATACGCAGTCGTCGATCGAGGCGCTGCCGCCCATCGC
Coding sequences within it:
- a CDS encoding ABC transporter permease, yielding MHKYVIRRLLLAIPVLLLSSLIVFGLMRVMPGDALTALMAESGNVGARELAKLRKDLGLDRPYHEQYLIWVWQMVSLNPGDSVFTGEPIPVALKKSIPVTLELATLALILGLVIAIPIGVLSATRQDTSSDYAGRVVAVSGLSLPDFWLGTLVITFAALWFHWIPPIGYVSIWESPWRNLQQFLLPAAVLGFRLSAATMRMTRSTVLEVLREDYVRTAWAKGLGGRIVVYKHALKNALIPVVTIVGGQLGVLLAGTVVVETIFALPGMGRLTVEAILFRDYPVVQTNVMLVAATLVTLNLLVDLTYAWLDPRIRYG
- a CDS encoding ABC transporter permease, producing the protein MSIATARVSRFEEQPVRAASRVAALWTVIKRKPLGMASAALLALIVLTAVFADVLAPYDPLATQPEIRLAPPSWDHPFGTDDIGRDVLSRVIHGSRISLWVGLLAVGIGTVAGMIIGLLCGYCEGRLDLFAQRLMDAIQAIPGLILALAIVSVLKPNTTNAMLAIAIVIIPGNSRIVRGAVLSAKQNRYVEAAQAIGCRHPRIIMSHILPNVTAPILIIASIWLGNAILIEATLSFLGVGTQPPTPSWGLMLSSTGRAFMEQAPWLAIFPGLAISLAVLGFNLFGDTLRDAWDPKLRRT
- a CDS encoding SDR family NAD(P)-dependent oxidoreductase; this translates as MELQGQVAIVTGAGRGIGRATALELARLGADVVVAELDKAGAERTAAEVKSLGRRALALPTDVTRRADLQTMADRTLAELGRIDVLVNNAGIYRAAAPLDVTEEHWDAIMSINARAVFFACQAVLPAMVKQKRGAIVSLASMAGKIGNRNNLPYNASKAAVISITKSLALAHAKDGIRVNCVCPGFVETDMWALVAREQGALMGMTPEEFTRQRAAQVPLGRMERPEDVAGVIAFLAGSRAGYMTGQALSVDGGLVMH
- a CDS encoding enoyl-CoA hydratase is translated as MSETPKLLLEKDGPIGWIVFNQPEKRNAVSQEMWELMPKYVHDLATDDAIRVVVLRGAGDKAFVAGADISQFKDRRRNMADEEEYRRINARGQEALTALTKPLLAMIHGYCVGGGVSIAIGCDIRIAADDARFGVPAARLGLGYHYHGMEKLMKLVGPAYTKEIFFTARTDFSAQDALRMGLVNQVVPKADLERFTRDYALTMARNAPLTLRSAKATVEQLVKPAGERDLALLDRLIADCFNSQDYQEGVKAFSEKRRPEFKGR
- a CDS encoding amidohydrolase family protein — its product is MGTGGNADTGKTTIIRGGRLLDAPAHRADAADVLVAGDGIAEVGAPGLAAPAGARVMDARGLLLHPGLINAHTHAHGNLAKGMGDRWTLELLLTAGPWISGSRSLPEKHLSAKLGAVEMVLKGCTACYDLPLEWPAPTVEGLQAVGSAYAEVGMRAVLAPMVADRTFFEAIPGLMDALTPALQRDVEKLRPAPWKTSVANMRAALREWTLDRDRVRLAVAPTIPHHCSDEFLRACADLAREHGVGLHSHVAESKVQAVVGLERYGKTLTAHLDDLGLLGPHFTVAHGVWLDADDMQRLGDRGASVAHNPGSNLRLGNGLADMRAMLEHGVNVGLGTDGANCSDNLNMYEAMRLASLVSKGQCPERERWVTTEEVAVAATEGGARALGLDGRIGRLAAGYKADIVFLDLGHVNWVPLNDSTNQFVHTEDGAAVRHVMIGGRMVVEDRRVTTVDVAALAREADAARRRLADVNAATKELCERLAPVVGRFCPDLARVPYRVARYVSGP
- a CDS encoding alpha-hydroxy acid oxidase, with translation MSQSPAPPRFVTLPEIRRAAKSRLPREAWNFGDGGSESEATLRRNRRHLDRLAIMQNVLVDVRQIDLRTSLLGVPLSSPVGVAPMGGLVLFHPEGDVEMARGAGQADTLQWLSGATGWPVEDVAKAGGGAPQMFQLYAHGDRGWMSELLKRVEDSGYKAVALTVDTQHYSRRERDILARWSPRKAMEIAPNPRGPNSEYQARLTWTDVEWLMKTTKLPVGLKGIMTVPDARRAVETGVRLIWVSNHGGRQLDHTQSSIEALPPIADAVAGRAEIVVDGGFSRGTDVVKGLARGARAVMVGRTALWGLAADGAEGVARVFEILREQIHVAMGLCGRTKIADLKPDLIFKAD